Part of the Periophthalmus magnuspinnatus isolate fPerMag1 chromosome 23, fPerMag1.2.pri, whole genome shotgun sequence genome, ATGGACAGAAGCCTCCACTAGCTTGTGATGCTGTGGCAGAAAGCCTCTCATTTAAAAGTGCATGTAGTGACTTTTGGCATCTCTAAGACAATTACACATAGTAGTCCAGTTTACTAATTATTGTCTTGCAGCCTGTGACTGAGAACACTCTCTCAGTCTTGGGAAAGTAAAGTAAATCTCTAGCCACTTGGACTGCGATAGACATGTCTGGTTTTAAATCTCTGGCTTCCATCTCAGCCATGGCGCACTGAACCACATGCTTGTATTCCAATGgaagaaaaggaacaaaaaAGTCCACCAAGTtcttgtcaatcaaacttgtatGCCACAGGCCACCTGGTTGAACAAAAAGATAATATTAGTATAATATACAAGTACTGACATTTACAACAACAAAGGCCCGATTACTTACTTTTCTTGTTATTGAACACAGATAAAGAGAGTGCAGTTTCCAGATCACTAAGACCAATATCTTCTCTGTCCCGACCAGCCTTCCAGAAATCTAGTGCTGTCTGTATTATACTCTCCCCGCCAGCATTGCTATGAAATAAGAACAGGTATTACGGCACCTTTTCATATAATGACCCATTTGATCGATTGGGTCAGTGGGATAAAAGTGCATTCCCAAAACTGGAGACTGCATTGAACTACGCACCTGAGAAAGATAAAGATGGCTTTTCGATAGGACACTCCATCCAGTTTGTCATAATAATCCAGATAAGGcttaatgctgtcaatcaaaccgggGTGCATTTTATCCATCtcatcaaaaataaacatgGACTGGGCACAGTTGGTGACATTGCCTTTGATCCACTGCTGTAGCTGAGACTAAAGGCGAAACAAATCAAGGTTAacattttatctgtgtaatgtTTACCTAAATAGATAAAACCATTTAGCACACCTTGTAAGTCTCGATTTGACTAGCGTGTGGGAAATGTAGTTCAGAAGTGAAAACGTGCACAAAACTGCTGTGCATTCCCTCCTTGTAGAAGTTTTCTGCAATCATTTTACTGACAAAGTTCTTTCCCGTCCCAGTCCATCCGTGTAGTGAGAGAACCAGGGGCTTCTTTGGGTTATCGTTGTTCATAAACCCATTTACAGCTTTTGTGATGATCCGCGATGCAATATGCTGCCCAAATAGTTTTTTATCTAGGTCCAATTCAAGACCTGCAAAATACACAAGAAAAATGGACAAGTAAATAGCGCTTAGTGCCCTGTTGTGATGGTTGAATAAAGAAGCCATTATCATGTTAACTAAAACAACAAACTCTGCACACAAAACAAGAAACGATCGTGAATTTTTACCCTATTCCTGTTTTATCCTGAGTTAGTTTGTGACTTTCTTACCCGTAGAATTGAAGTGAATCCATTTAGAATTGCAACGTTCCTGGAAGTATTTATAAATAGCCCCAAGTGTAGCACCAATTCCCACTGCTACTGTGCTTGTGATTGGGTCAAAGGCGTTTACATGTGCACTGATGAACAAAATACCGCAAAACAGCAGATATATACGTTCTATTTTCATCGTCGTGGTGGTGTAACATCGGATTCAAGTTATTTAGACATATATTATTACAGTATAACGCTGCAGTAGCTAACAAATGCTAATCTTAACGGCCAACGCTAACTTCCGCAACGTCAACGTCATCCGGTCACGTGACGCACAGGAGTTTGGCTAGTTTAGCTAACTGAAtatttcagttaaaaaaaacgTTATAACTACTActtatgaataaaaacaaacagcttCTTTTAAAACGTAGCTCGTCGTGTGTAAGTAAGGTAACAGATGAGTTATAAAACGCTCAACTCAATGATCCTTTGTGATAGCAGCACACATTTGTAGAAAACCAACCTGTTTTGTTGAAAGAAATCCACTCCGGTCGACAGCGCTCGTGGAAATAGTAGAGAATATTGGGGTACGTGGCCAAAAAGCCCGTGAGAGCTGCAGCCATGCCCACGGCGATGCTGGTGCTTATGGGCTCGATAGCttcagccaatccagagcacaCCAGCATCCACAGCAGCACGACATGTTTCCGCCTGTTCttcatttttgtaatgtttttttgttgttgttagcggGCTCTACTCAAACGGTGGACACATCTGTTGCGAGGAAGTCTGTGAGGAAAGACCCCCCGTGCGTCTGTGCGTGAGTCTGTGCGTGAGTCTGTGCGTCTGTGCGTGCTCAGTCCAAAGGTGGAACAGCCAAAGGTGGAACAGCAGCGGCGCTCCACATAAACGTTATCTTTGCACAGACTCTGAAAAATCCCAAGATACAAACTACTTCACATGCTTCACAtagatgtatttaaaataagAGTTTAAAATGCAGATGCTTTTCGTGCTTTTCACTGATTTCCACcaattttaaaacacataaaacactcaCTGACCAGTAAAGAAAACTCAGAGCCTGGAAGACATAAGGCTTTTAGACAGGCCCTAGTCTAGGCTTATAGGCTCATTCTACCAACCCATTATCAAGCAATTTAAATGCAAAATTAAGAGCTTCTCCCACGTTTTTACCACTAGATGGCACCGAAAAATAACTTTTGAGCACTGTACATGCCTGGACATGAGGCAATGGAATGGAAACAGTCTATTAGGCCAGTAAATTAGCATTATGTTTATGTATGATTTCTGTCAGACACTGTTACTGTAACCTTAAGTAAACCCTTTTCAACTGGATCAACACATACTGACTTAAAGCCACAGCacgtcactttttttttttaaataattattgcttttcttgtttttatttcactgaaaaacGTAGAAAGCATGCATCCTTACCGCGAGTGGGCTtggatctccacagacctgactcttatttgtctTCCTCTGGCTTTATTTCCACTGCAGTGTTTTAGCTGTAatcttccacagaatggcacAAACCCAGCTATCTGCATGAAAACTGTTCCgaagtatgattttaatgttttatttctacGGAATCATGCAAATAACGTGCAACCTCccggaaagttacatactgtgcctttaaagcCTATAGATGGCGCTCTCTGCGGTTTAACtcaacagcaaaataaatattaaactttgGATTTTAACCTAGGTGATAAGTTTGGGGGGAAAAATACCTTGGATATAGAGTGCAATAACAAATGATGCATTTACATAGATTGCGTTGTCTTATGTTTGTAAACTGCACAGTGTTTTAAGATGAGGGAAAGACCATAGGTGGATGAAAAGGTAGCTATATGCCTGTCGTCATCTCCTAAACACGCAGTGCTGTTCCCCATTGTGTGTGGAGCCCCTGTAGTTGGCCAAAACATCCCCTTTGTTCACAATCATTACTATAttcagactaaagcaggaaatGATTTCATACTGCTACAACCGCTGCGCTCCTCCACTTTCAGGTGATCTGTGTCCCCACAGCTGACCTGCACACAGCAGACCAAACTGAGGGAGAACAGGTAACGTCCTCCACAACTCTGTATCAGTACTATAAACTTTATAAGGTTTACACTGCTGTGAATCCAGAATCTGTAcatcaatgaaaataaaacacacaaacacattacttTCCATAGTCCAGGAAACAACAAGGAGGAGAGCCAAGAGAGAGTCAAGAGAGCAATTTTAGACATGCATCTTCAACAGTGTTCATGAAATTGTGGCAGTCAAATGTATAAACTGTGCGTACCTTGAAAATCCCCATTGAATCTAAATGGATCATCCAAATTACGCATGGAGCCGTGCGTAAAAGTGCCTGTTTCTGACATTGGGTACGCAGGGGACCTAGACACTCACTggctctccttttctcctccttttctacTCCTTTTCTCCTCATTTTCACCTGACAGTGCCACCGCGGGCTTGTTTTAAACGTGCTTGAGACTTCTGAAACAAAGCACCTTCTTCTCCCAGTATCACCCAGAAAACAAGTGCGcacatccaaaaaaaaaaaaaaaaaaaaaaaaaactatgtctacatctcctgctcctttctctgtctgtccctcatCTTAGTCAATGCTTTCAGGACTGTCAGGACGTCATCCCCACCACGTGAAATCAAATCTTTGAATTCCCTGTGCGCAGAGTGGGAAATCCTGAACATAACATGAGGAGGTGACGTAAACTTGTTCAGTAAACCGTGACACTGAACAACGGCTCTTTGGGAGAGTTTGGGGAGTAAATGAAACGCTGCGGACATCAGATGAGAAACGTGGACCTCCAAAGCCCTGTGCGTCAGGTGGAAGATGGAAGAGAGCAGACTGAGTGCgcaggagagactgagggaagAGCACTGAGGAAACAGGCACTGAGGAAGAGCAACGAAACGAAGGGTCAaccaggggaaaaaaaaaaatcctgcagACGCCCCTGGATTGGGCTGTCACATTATCAAAGAAAGTTTCAAATTGAGAGTATAATGATATGCACCTGTAGAAAgtaaaatagttttattttgaagagtgAACACCTGAAATAAGATCagagaaaacaaacacaccTGTGCTGACCCTGAAGGTAGAACTGTTTGTCTCTCTATTCGCAGGATGTGTGTGGTCTTCTGTCAGGTGAGCAGCGACCCTGTTCTTGTGTTTTACTCAGTCCTCTTTCCTTTACTAAATGAACACTTAAATTGTGTCTGTCCCAGCAAACCTGACCTAACCTAAGCATCTTTTTACTCATGCAAGACAGGACCATATTGGATAGATCTACCATCTGTTGACCCCTGCTGTTAAAGGGGGTTTGAGGATGACCTGCCAACCAAGTGAACGATGAAACAAGGAAatccaaaataaatgaaaggagGAAGACTCTGCAGGTGGcaagacaataaacaatatatatttatggatTATATTACGCCAATATATTCTTTTTATGTCAGATCTGCTTCTATGTGAAGTTTGTTTCAACTGCATGAATCCTCAGTTTGATCCTACCCACAACAGACCATAAACATGATGGCCAAAAGGAAGAATTTTCCatgcataaaataataatttaatttgcaGAAAAATGTCTTGGGCCATTAGTCTACATCATTTTATCATTATATATCTGGAACAGTCACGCATGCATCTCTGCGGAGTCCTGCCCCTAGACAGGACCTACACGAAACCAAAGCAAATATGAGTGTAATTGCAACATTCTCCTCAGTCTGTTAAAAGGCTTCACCAAACCTTTTTAACCATAGAGCCCACTCATTTATTCCTAAACGGTCACTTTCAAGGCTTATTGTCAGGTTTTATTACCTCTTTAGTCTATGGCCCGTGACAGCCCAAACACAGATATATCAGTGATGGAAAGGAGAGAGTAATTCAGTGCAGACGGTCACTGGAATGGGAGGATGATAAGAGCCACCGCTGGAGAATGTGATCAATAATCAAACATCTTTGGAAGCATCTGGACCTGCCCTATTGAAAACACCCAGCCCCTGCAGTCCTATTCAGTCCAGAGATGAAGTAGAGCACTTGAAAATCTTTAAATGAACAGTAGTGAGAAGTGATCTGGACTAGTTTAGAGATGCAGTGGTGAGCACAATTCAAGGGTGGTACTAACAAGAATGCTGAAGCTTGGGCTATAATTCCCCAAAAGGCCAAGGCTGTAGCTTTACAATACAACTTatataatgacaaaataaataatataacttATGTTTTGTTATAGTCTCACACTGTGGCTTTTCATGTAAAGGCTACTTCATTCTTCAGGCTGATAAATCCCTGAGCACAGACTGACAGCTTCTCGGAGAAGATGGACGAGCCTGGGGAAACCTGTTAAAAGGGAACTTAACCAGGCTTCTTTGGGGGTGCACAGTTTAGGAGCTCATAGTGCCTCACATTAACAACCTGTACATCACCAGCTCCGTCACGAAACACATCATACATCGAAAAGGTTTCTTGCAGTAGGGGCTCTTAggggttgtttgcagtgtgtACATTACATTGATTACCACGTAAAGACATAAAAAACGTCTACATGCAAAAAAGAAACTGCTCCTGGCTTGGGATCTGCACAATATCAACGCAAATATAACGTTCtactatttttaaatattaccgTCAACACCGAAAGACCTAACACAATGAATATTTGCACTTGCTTAACGAGACtctcaaagcctctcaaagctgcTATCCACACACTCCAGGAATATGAAGGATTGTGCAGTTAAAAGTGGAAGTGTGAGTGAAATTTCAGTCAGTATTATTCTTCAGAAATTCCAGGATTGTTTCTATAGCAACAGGGGTCTTTAAGCTTTAACCGTgagcttcattttttttttttcaaccacCCAATTTACAACTCTTGGAGAAATGACAACAAAGTGTATTTATTCTCCACAGACCAAACTAACCTCCGCCTGTGACAAATCTGTGATCAGTGATTTGTGATTCACATATGCCATGTCTTAGCTGCATGGCCCAGAAGGGGTTCTGTTCATCCACTGTTTTATCGGCCCCTTTGTGAGTCATATTATTGTAGTACTAACACATGGAAGCAACATTCGAGCGGAAGATCTGCTTCTGGAGATTGAGCTGAATGAACTTTCCTGTCACCAAACTTCCAAACTTTTCCCCTTTAAGTATGGCCCACATGACCATTTCAGTGTTTAagatgtaaatataaaatgaagcaaataaagaaaacaaatcaaaacgaaAAAAGCTTGgacaaaaacattcataacGATCAATGCTTTCCCCGTTCTGACACAAAATGCACCAATCAGAACCTTTGAAATATAGGATGGCCTTTCATAATCTTGACCCAACTCATTTCCAGCTTTGTCAAATTGAAATGAATCATGACGTCTGAAACACGCGAGGTAAAGTCAAGCGTTTCAAGAAGTAAACAAGTCATGCACAATCCAGTTTGAGTTCTGACAAAGATATGTTGTTTTTACCCAACTTAATTCCCTGCAGCACTATGCCATATGAatctgaggtcaaaggtcacaccaGGTTTTCATTACAtcaagcacaaaaaaaaaaaaaaaatgcactgacAAATGCGTTAGATGTATCCTCCACTTTTCATTGACAACACATCTTACATGAATGACTTGGGAGGTGGGTCCAACTGCAGCCTAATCACAACCAGGCTGGTTTTGACACTGGATATTGCTGGATGTGCTCTATTAAAGGTCAAGTGAAATAATATGTTTGAATAAAAAGAGCTGTTGCCTTTGTGACGATGTGCTCTAGCTCTATAGACTTCACGTAAGAGTCTCAAAGCGGTGGTCCAGCGGGAGGAGTGTAGGGACAGTCTGCAGGATTGAGATAATTCTGAGGGGACTGAAGAGGAAGTGTTCTCACATCACTTCCTGTCTTTGTTTCAGCCGCTATTTTCAAGACCTGGAATGTAGTTCCTGTCAGGAGGTGAAGGAATGCAAAACAAGTTCATTAAACAGAGCGGACAAAGGATTTTAAACTGTGCATATAACATAGGCCACACATGCAAATGATCATTTTTTTCTGTCGTTAAGGCCCATCCATTTGTATATGCAGTTTGTCTGTGAGTATTTGGGATTACGAGTGAGAGGTAACACCACACCCTGCTCACATCCCGTGCctgcctctctgtgtgtgccgTTACACAATCAAGGGTCTGGCCACAGCGGTCAAAGGAGCTAACACCATAACATGcaaaaagtaatattttctGAATGCATCCCCGAACCATGACCAGACAACCTGAATCCTGTATTTACTTGTAATTGCATGTGTCATAAAGGGACAGGTAAAACGCACATGACTTTTTGGAATATAAATTGACCTGAAATGGCTTTATTGAGCTCCCAAAACTGTCATGATTAGCCGGTGCATTGCTGTGTACATCAACGCTAAAAAGATAGAGATTCTGAAATACTGTCTGCTCTTGTACGACTGAGGATACAGCTTAACTAGAGTCACATTTTAGCTGTGAAATTCCAAAAAGGTTGgtatttacatctaaaaacGCCTCAGTATTGAACAATTATACTCAATATCTACCTTAGACTGTCAACGGCGGTGAAGTTTGAGTTTTTGTGGGGACAAAATCAAAGACCGACTCAAGATCAAATGGCTGCAATGTTGAGATTACTGTACAGGGCTTCTGCAATTGTGGTTGAACATAAATTTCTTCcagaattttttttctttctttctcataCAGTAGAACATCTGCACTGAGTTACCCGGCGAGATACTTTTTTAATGAACCCATCATTAAGACCTCAGGAGAAAGTAACAGCACCCTCTTGGTATTTTGTGGCTTTCTAACTAAACAGAGCAAAACTATTTTCACTGTTGTTACATTTATTATGTAGCTGCATGGCATGTTCGGAATAGGCTGTGTTTCTGAgcatatacaaacacatattttcACCACATCAACAAGGATCAAGTTACTATGCTGCGGTGGGTGAGGTTTCTGAGGGCTGCTGTCTGGGACTCTCAGTGTCTTATATCAAGTCACACTGCTATTGTGACAGCAGCAAGAAATATACACTGTGTTATTAAAATGCAGCTGTAAAATATGGTGACAGAAAGGGAtttaaaagtattctaagtTGAACCAAATGTTAGTGTTTGTGGCTCTTGCACCTATAATTTGACTGGGTGTTCTCATTCCTAAGTCATGTCTGAAAATCTTATCAGCTGATGTCTGCTACACCCTGTTTGGCTTTTCTCTGTGCATTAGCGCTGACATAAGCCTTTTCATATTCTGTAACTATGATGATCGTGAACAtatcaaaaacaaatcaaatcttaTTAGGCAGGATTTGCAGGATATCGATTGAAAGGTCAAACACTGGCTACGTTCACATGTAACTAATCTGATTTCTTCCTAATTGTTCTTACTTGTGCATGTGGGGGAAATATTTTAACTATTACAAGTGTAAAATGACACCTTTAAAAATTCATAACTAAGCAGATGCATGTACCTGATGTTTGGGGTGATCAGATTTGagatgtgcatgtaaacacacaccaataATTAGATCTAAGTATTGGGTTATCTCTCCTTTATCTGTTCTCTCTGTTAATCTGATTTCTATTGTAAGGAGTGAATCTTGGCATTGTTGGGATGGAAAAATGCAaacaatataaagaaaaaaatggccTAGAAACACATTCTGATCTCTCCATACTTCTAagctaacacaaatacaaactgGTAATGTTACAGGAACATGTAACTAAAGCATGTcaattatgttttgataataTACGTCCGTTTTCAGTTATTACACGACCAAAGTAAGTAAATAACCCAGACAGTGACAGGGAGGCGGGAACAACAGGATGTCCTGCCTGGCTGCTCAGTGCTCCCTATAGCAATATTACACTGCACATATATGTGAATCAGCAAAGTGCACACAATAGACATATTTATCAATTCACTTTTCAACAACACAATTGTGATTTAACCACTTTTGTTTTGGATTTCTTTTTGGCCATTATTTTCATCTCATATCAAACATTTTAACCTAAAATGTTTCCAGTTGGTTAATTTGGCTAATTTTGGTAATTGTCTTGCAGTGGTGcatcatgttttgatttattcacTGTTGGCTTGGAAAGTGCCAATGCCATGTACGTGGTTACAATTTAGTTTGGCATCAAAAAACTGTGTAAACCCACATGTTTAAAAGGGGAATAAATTCCAAAAAAGGAACTTGCAGATGAAAGTGTATAAAGTAGGCTTCTCCGGTGAGCCTTTCCCTGCAATACCATTTTTATAGAGGGATTATTTGGTAAAGCACTTTCTGTCTTTTCAGGGTTCAAGATCAAAAAGTTTGACCACATGAAGTGGCACAGACGTCCTCCTTTTAATGCCCCGCCG contains:
- the tor1 gene encoding torsin family 1 isoform X1, with the protein product MKNRRKHVVLLWMLVCSGLAEAIEPISTSIAVGMAAALTGFLATYPNILYYFHERCRPEWISFNKTGLELDLDKKLFGQHIASRIITKAVNGFMNNDNPKKPLVLSLHGWTGTGKNFVSKMIAENFYKEGMHSSFVHVFTSELHFPHASQIETYKSQLQQWIKGNVTNCAQSMFIFDEMDKMHPGLIDSIKPYLDYYDKLDGVSYRKAIFIFLSNAGGESIIQTALDFWKAGRDREDIGLSDLETALSLSVFNNKKSGLWHTSLIDKNLVDFFVPFLPLEYKHVVQCAMAEMEARDLKPDMSIAVQVARDLLYFPKTERVFSVTGCKTIISKLDYYV
- the tor1 gene encoding torsin family 1 isoform X2 is translated as MKIERIYLLFCGILFISAHVNAFDPITSTVAVGIGATLGAIYKYFQERCNSKWIHFNSTGLELDLDKKLFGQHIASRIITKAVNGFMNNDNPKKPLVLSLHGWTGTGKNFVSKMIAENFYKEGMHSSFVHVFTSELHFPHASQIETYKSQLQQWIKGNVTNCAQSMFIFDEMDKMHPGLIDSIKPYLDYYDKLDGVSYRKAIFIFLSNAGGESIIQTALDFWKAGRDREDIGLSDLETALSLSVFNNKKSGLWHTSLIDKNLVDFFVPFLPLEYKHVVQCAMAEMEARDLKPDMSIAVQVARDLLYFPKTERVFSVTGCKTIISKLDYYV